The stretch of DNA TACACAAAAGATTGGTTACGAGTGATCGCGGAGAAATTCCCTCCTATAATTACGCGAACGCTGCTAAAGATACATCGAGCGGTAATAAATCGTTGATACGTATCCTTGATCACGCGATCCGACAGGACGTTTAACGTACGATAAAATAATCAGTCGCGTACCGTGTCTTGTCAACCGGTGATCGCAGATAAACAGGGTATTAAAGTTAACATCGTTGGCGAAACGATCGGTTTCCAGCGATTCGATCGAACAGTTGATTTTCCTCTACAGCGAGCTCTTGATTTCTTGAATACGAGGACGATTAAGCAGAGATTAACGCCCGGTACGTGACTATTACAGAGTCGTTTGCGTTTAAAGCGTCGAAGATGAGCCTGCCCGAAAGATCGTAACTTCTGCCTAACATCCTCGATTCTCCTGCTCCTCCGTTTTAGATTCGTTTTTGCATCGATCATGCATAAAGCGGGATTGGCTCTTTTTACGGTATTCGTCGCCTACCGGTTTCCCGACGATCGACAACGCGATGAAAGACCGACTCGGCTCGGCTCGACTCGACTCGGTCCAACTTTTTGAAGAAGGTGCCCTGTTGCTCGAAGCAATTACGCTCGAGACGCGGAGCTATAGGTGGTCCGATAATAGGGGCCATTATCGTTGCTTCGCGACCAACTAGTCCTCGAAGCCTGAAGGCAAGATCGAATTTCAAATCGATGCCGTTGCGTTAGAACCCGCACGAAGGAGCGAGGAAGCCCGGAATATTTTTCAGCCCGACGAAAGGGTTCGAACGAGACGCGAATTTTCGAGCGAgcaccgacgcgacgcggcgcCGCGGACTCAGCAACCCTTCCACGCGCCGACTCCATTTTTCATCGAGAAAAACCGTGTAACCTTGTTACCAGTTTAACTAGCGTCAATAGAGACAATGTAACGaacaatttatataattattgtttcaatttgatcggGCTATCGTTTGCAACCGAGTGCGTATCAATTGAAAGGACAATGTTGCAAAGTGCGGTGTAACGATCACGTCGGGCACCGCCGGGTTGAAAAGGTTAATTCGGCTAGTGTTGCCAAGGAAAAACATGGCAGCTGCAACGTAAGAAGTTTTATCGTTGAGATTACAAGTTGCATCCCATTGCAAAATGCATATTCCAGCGAGGACGCGTTCTCGTCTCACCCCTTAACTTAGCTTCGATTCTAGGAACTCGAAACTCGAGGGTTAATTAGGAAAACGAATGATTAGAAACTTACGAGGTTGCGCCAGAGCGAAAACACTCTCCGTCTTGGCAGCGTATTCGTCGATCTCCTCGTGGTGGCTGATACCAGGCTCGAGGGGTTGAGGTTGATCCGCCTGCATCCCGTACATATCCATCAGCTTCGAAATCGGCGGGATCCTCGGCAATGCTCTACCCGTCATGTTCGGAGCTTGTTTCAAGCCAAGCTTGTTCAAAATCTGTTCTTTGATCGCTTCGAGGCTGAGCGCACGTATCTCTTCGTGCATTCTGCAAGCGTTACAGGTGTTACCGGCCATCACCAGGTATCTGACACGAGCTCTTTCAATGCCAGGAGCATCGAAGGCACCGAGGAGGAACAGCGAGAGTAGTAGCAACGCCCCCCTGACCATCTTGCTCAAGGTCACCCTTTAGTTGGATCAGTTACGATGGGCCTTCCTCGCCGAACCAACTATCAGATACTCGACTTCATGATCCTTGCACCTTGTCAATTATTTCCTTCGGCTCTTACTTTTCTCCCTggtcctcttcttcttcttcttcttacgATACTACTCTtacttctacttcttctttcttctctacTTCCTCTTTTACTTGTACTTGTtcgtaattttttattttttttatctcgcGCGGATTAGAAATTCGTACGCTTCGGTTGCTTTtacttcctcttctttttcctcttcctccacTTCCACCTccgccaccgccaccaccgccgccaccaccactaccaccaccaccacccccaCCTTCACCTCCACCTCCACCTTCAcctcctcttccttttcctcttcctcttcctcttcttctgctacttcttcttcctcttcttctttttctttttccacttCCAactccacctcctcctcctcctccacctcctcctgCTCGTCGTCGtgatcgtcgtcgtcgtcgtcgtcgtcgtcgtcttcgtcgtcgtcgtcgtcgtcgttgctGTCGTTGTTTTCCTTCTCCTCCTTCTCCTCCGCTTCCTCCCCCTCCGGCTCCGTCTCCACTTTCACCTCCTTCTCCTCCActttcttcgttttctttAACTCCAacttttcctccttttccgCAGTCCGCTTCCGCGACGTGTGCTTCTTCTTCCGTGATTTATCCGGCCACGTTACCCCTTTGACTTTGCGAAATTTCACGGTACCCTTTTCGAGAAGATTCCTTCGGCAGCCAACGCGCCGCTCCTCCTCGCTTCCGTCAGCCGATGCATCACCGACGCAAGGCGAACAGCCTCGGCAACGATCGCGATCTACGTGATCCAGTTTCGTTCTATTCTTTCCTTCGATCCGTGTAGCCGCGAACCTTTCCGCGATCGTTTTTCCCTGTTTTCCTCGTTCGACCGGCAAGAAAACGATCGTTAGATCGATAGAAAAACGAACTCGGTTCTTCCACTTCTAGTTTCGTTCGGTTTCTTTTTAGTTTCACTATCGTTCCTTCACGGCGAACACCAAAGAGATCGTTTCTTCAATTGTCACGCACTAAAAGCACCAGGACGATACCTTGAAAAAATCACATTTCACTGGAGGATCGATCGGAATCGCTTTCCCTCGCGGGATAAAAGCCTCCTAGATCCTCGCGACTTTCAGCGCGAACTTTAATTCAAACGTGTGCGCGCTAGCGATACGCCACTCTATGTTTACCGATGCAACGCGCATCTTGTTGAACCTGTGACAAACATCGCGATGACCCGAGAAATATGTTTCTTTTATCACAGTCACCTTCCTCTTCCTCGTGCGATTCCTTCTATATATTCGAACGGACTTCGATTGTCCACCGGTGGACGAGTGAGATCGATTCGCCAATTTTTAACGATTCGATCGGCCCGATTGGACGTTAGACGATTAAGAAGATAGTGAAAGATACGAGACCGAAGAGAAGAGATCGTAGAAGGATAACGCGAAGGAGAAAAACGACAcagaaaagaagaagcgtTTACGCGCGTGGCAGTGGCAGGCAGCTGGTGAAACAAGCCGTGTTGCCGTTCAAACAACTCCACGGGATCCTAAGAGCTTGCTGGCTTGTCAAGCACTGAGTCAGGAGGCGCGCGTTCTCACCGCATATATGTCGACGCGGAGGcctccttctcttcttctctcctTCTACTCGTtgctctctctttctctatctCTCCTTCTGCCCCTCTCTTCTATCTCTCTCCATCGTTCTCGTTCAATTTCCATCTTCGTTATTCTCGTGCACGTTTCGTATCTTTCCTCGTCTCTTCTCTCCTGTAGGTAATCTTACGCATTCGCATCTACCAGCCGAACGGTGTACTCTATATGTACTCGCTTGCACCCGCTGCCACCTAGATCCACATCTTCTGTTTCTCTTTCACCGCCCGCCACCTTTACCAATTATTCCACCTTCTTCCTCACCTCCAGCATCGCCTTCGTGACCGCAACCGCAACCGCTACCtgccaccaccatcaccatcaCCATCGTCGTCGACGTCGACGACGTTCCCTTCCACCACCTCCTCGTCGTCTCTTCCTATctcgtctttcttctttacCAGCTCCTCGCCCTCTTCGCTGTCAGTTTTGCCTCCTCCGCCTCCCTGTTCTTGCAGCCGCCTGTAATGCCCCGCTACCCCCAACCTGCCATCCCGTTCCCCCTTCGGCCACGCGGTCCATCCATCCCCCCCTTCCCTCCATCACGCCCTCCGAAGCATCGTCCATTGCCGCCATACTATCTCTCTTCTTCCGACTATCTCCCGCCCTTCCGCCCTCCTAATTTACCTTACCCCTTTCCATTTCTCTCTCTAGTAACCTCTGCTACGTTCACCCCTTCTCTTTATACATCCGCCCTCTTCCTCTTACCGCTCGGTTACGTtcggtaaaatcatttttcgaaGCATAGATATTTTCAAAGAGTCCATCGGTAAAAAGCGAGATCGTCGAAAGGAACTCCGTTCCCCCTTGCTCGTCGAAGGTCCGCGATtgcgaaaatgaaatttatgcGCGAAATGTCAAGGTCCTCGAAAGGAGGAGAATTCGAGCGAAGAGAAGCAACGCGGATCGAGCGAGTTTAACATAAGGGATGATTTAAAATTCGACGAGGACTTTCGTGCATACAATGTTTGCAATTTCTGCACGGGCCATGGATCGATCGAATTTTGATGTCGACCGATTCGATGCCACCGCCGATCAGCCGACTACGATAGCGAACCGGAGGTTGAAcagaaaggaagagaaaaaaaatcagagaTGTAAGAAGAACGGCGGGTGGGCAGGAAGGAGGGAAGAAAGAGGAACGAAGGGAATAGAGATCCCGGAGATAGGGCATCGATAGTCCGTTCGTTTTTCGCAACATTTAAAATCGAAATCGACTTTCAAAACGATTCAAATCATTCACCGACCGGCACAAGATGCACACTACGTAACGCATTACAAAACAGTGAAATCGGCTATTTCTGTACAGCGACGTATACATTTCGATCGACAAAGGAAACGTTTCTAGATCGAATCCTCGCTGAAATATAATTCGGTCGTTAGGATTATTCCGGCTTTGCGACATTGTAGCAGAGTCGAGCGACGATCGGTGCAAGCTTGaagaagataaagaaaaaagaacgaaGAGAGAGAGTAGAAATCGAGGAAATTGGAGCGACCAACTGTGCGAGGGTGTCAGACGATCCTCCACATGTTTCATCCAGCCCCCACGCGTCGCTGGCCATGAGCCGTCGCGATCGGTGGTCGAGAGCGCAGTCCCCGTTGCACTTGCATCTGCATCACCATCAACACCAGGTGGCTCCAAAAGAAATGATCACCCGTTTACTTTTTTCccatcatattttttttctctcttttcgtATCGCGTTTACGAGCTACTATACACCATCGCTCGCTCTGAAAATCCCTCTTTCCTGATTTCTTAATCTTCTTGGTTTGAAACTAACTTAATGAGAAGTTAATGAGCGCTGTTTAATTAACGCGATTTACCGCGTGCGCCTGAAACGTAGGACAAATTCTGCTTGGATCGTGAATCTACTGATTTGCAAATTACCGATTGTTAATTACTCGTCGCGTTTGTTCGAACCCCTTCGATGATCGAAATCGTCGTGCGTCGTTCTCTAATTGATCGAACCATGCAAACAGTTGGCAATTTACTTGGATACCACTTTGTTTCCTGTCTAGCCATTTCATGGTAGAAAACGAGGAACATCGCCTGGTTACATCGATTCCTTTCGTACCTAATTAATTTAGAGTCTACAGCGTAGACCGTACGAGGAATCTGACCAATTTTCCGTGTACCACCCACACACGATCCGGTCAAAATACTCGTATGATTCATTCGTCTAGACATGGATAAGTATAGTAGCATTAGGGGAAAAGGGGGTTGACGAGAGGGAAAAGAAACTAGTCGGCTGGTGCGTGCACCGTAATAAAGGCGTTTCTTCGCCGAAAATGCAGAACGATTTACCGAAATGCGGGACCATCGACCGGCCAGACAGGCCACTACCAATGGACAGACTCACGCACTGCTCGTTCTAACCACGCTCGTTTATTCCCTCACCTCTGATCGTTATTATTCTGGTATGCCAATTATCGCCAttcgaaattcattttttctcaTCGTCGAAGTAAAGTATCTTTGTTCAATtgaatttctgaaaatcaatgggaaatgaaaaggaaaatgGGAAATGAAACCAACAGTCGttatttaatcatttctttatttgatTTAAACGCGCGTCATCAATAAACTCGAGATCGTTGAGTGATTATCTGTTCGATCGAAACAATCATTGATCGATTTCTTACATCTTCGCGATCGATCGCGGAACCTTTCATTCTCATTCGTCGGCAAACTGAATTGGGAACCACTCGGAACATGGAATTATACAACGGTCGGAAAGAATCGCTTTCCTCTTATCCACTATTACGCGTTCGATGTTGCTCGAACGATGTAAATTGTAAATGTAAAAGAAAGATTCATGGCACATCGTTTAACAAACACCGTATCGATTAAGTTGTACTTACATCGAAGAACGAGCTAACCTGGGCCGACTAACTTATTCGTCCCGATAAAACTTTCGATCTCGCCGGTTCTCGACGGTTATACATGTAAGCGCGAAGGATCGCTATCGACATtctatttatacaaaataattacttaaattatacgacaaattcagttaatatttaatacgTTGTGTACAATCGGTGTCGTACTTTCTAGCCcgcaaaaaaaagtaaaagctTTCTCGCAGGCTCGAACGGCGAACTTTTTACGCGACAGAAGCACATTGAAAAATGTCGTCGCGGAAACCTAACGCGCTACcgatttcatttataaaattaatatttctcgAAGCTTAACACTAGAGTTACCTGGCCGCTTACAATCGCTCTGGCTCATCGAGATCGTCGAAGAAAGCAAAGATAAAAGAAAGGATACCGAACGTGTAAAGTCTGATCGTCGTCTCCAACGGATTCCACTTTCTTCAGTTTTCTCTCAATTTCTTCGTATACCTTTCGAAGAAGGTAACCAGACGGCGCGATATGTTTTTACTGGGAACATACACGAATCGATTGAGTAACACTGATTCCAcgtataaaagtgaaaaatgaCCGTTCGCATAATAAAAACACAGCTCCCTGTTGCGGCACAGTCAGATTGGGATAAACGATTACTCGTCTCCGACGATCGCGATGAACCAAGCGAACCACCCATCGTTTCGCTGCCGATTTTTATATAGGACGAGCGCGAAATGGTCCTGGTCTGCTTTCAAATCGCATCGTTCGAACGAAACAAGCGAGAATTCAGTACAATGGGAATCGTTTGATAAAGCTTCCGACGTTTGTCCGGCAAACGTCCAGGGACGCGCGATTTCTGCCCTCTCCGCAAATTACGAACGCATCGCTTCAGCGAACGAAAGGAACTCAGGAGATAATTAGAAGGGTGGCTCGGATAAATGGAAGGGTGTTGAAAATTGTTGACGATCGGCGGCTTCGAGAATCGAATGAAACAGAATCTGTTTAAACGAAGAACGCGTTACCACACCTCGCACTTGTGAACAGGATTCATTCGCGAGCCTAGCGCACACCGGAATTCCGGGGCGAAATCCGGGAGATTCGATAACGGTCCTATCACTCTATATTTCGGTGGACAGTGAGAATCTTTCTCGATCTGAAGGGCTATCGCCTCGGAAGTTATCGCTGAACACCAGACCTATGAAGACAAACGAGTCTCATTAGTGATTATAGAGAAAATAACGAGCTATTCGTAATTCATTACCTGggcaaaatttaaaaagaacaaTTGACGGTGCGTGAAATCGAGACCAGGTAACAACTGCTGATCCTTGTAACTCTTCGAGGTTGTCAGATACGCGTGGTAAGCCGCTTTGAGACCTCCGTTGTCCGCAATATTTTCTCCTATAAAACGACAAACCATTGGACGCATAAATCGTTAGACAGACGAATCGTACAATTTCTTCGACTGACCCAAAGTTTGTCGCCCGTTTACGTGTCGGCCATGTATCTCGAAATTATTGTACTGCTCCACGAAGCACTCTGTTCTGTTCTTAAACCTCTGGATCGTGGCGTTGTTCCACCATTGATTCAAATTTCCATGCAAGTCGTATTCTCTTCCTgcgttaatatttatttattcattactaAACGAGATTAACCCTTTggtagaaaattttttataggAGAAAGAAACAAGTATGTACCTTGATCATCGAAAGCGTGAGTCAATTCGTGGCCCATCACCACTCCTATGCCTCCGAAATTCAGGCTCTTCGGATTCTCCATGTCGTAGAAAGGACTTTGTAAAATACCAGCTGGAAAAACCATTTGATTTTTCGTAGGCCTGTAGTAAGCGTTCACCGTGGGCGGTGTCATGATCCACGTGGTCTTGTTCACCGGTTGATCGAGCTTTTCTAAATTCTTTCGAAGATTATACTTGTTCACCCTTATGTTGTTCAGAAAGTATTCGTTTTGTTTAATCGACAAGTCTCTGTAACGCTCGTCCAGCTCCCGTGGGTTCAATATAAAATCAGGGAAACCGATCATATCGGTGATCGCGTTCGCTTTCTCTTCGGCGGCGTTCCTCGTTTCCGTGTCCATCCAATCGAGGTTCTTCAGGTTCTTGGTGAACGCTTTGCGGACCTGATCGATCATCTCCTCCGCCTAGAATCGAGGGTTCACAATCGTTACGCTCGCCGTCTAACCGACTTGGCTTATCGTTAGATAGAAGACAGTTAATGAGTATCGATTAACCATGGGTTTGCTCTTGCCACGGAACACTTCTCTGACGAACATCGCGCCGATCGCGAAACCCATCGCGTTATTCGTGTCGCTCACGCAATAACGCCATTGCTCCTCGCGACCTTCCGAACCGATCAGAGCTTTCCTAAGTCCTTTGTAAGCATCCCGGAACGGCTTCGACAGGTAAGCCGTCAGTGATCTGACCGTCTGCCAAACCAGATAGTTATTCAGTATTCTGCGAAAAGAATGCACACTCTTAGCAGAGGAAGCGCTTATTTCGTCGATCCAAAGTACTTACATTTTTCCCTCGTCGGTCTTGTTGTATTCCAAAACGAGCTTGGACAGTTTCTCGAAATACTCCGGCGCGAAATTCACGATCATCGCTttgctgttgatcttcttGCTGACGAGACGGGTCGCGTTTTGAAAATAGTCCACCCAGGACATCTAAAATTAGGCGAACAGTTTCCTCGGTTACTGACGGAACGGTAGAACCACCATGGCACCGTGTGTTACACTCACGAATGGCGCTTTGCGTTGCAGATCGCTCAGAGACATCAGATTGTAAAGCTTCTCCTCGTCTCGACGCTCCTCCGGTGGCGTCGTGATCTCCGCAAGCTTCGTCTCGAACTCTATCACTCGTTGCATCTGCTTTCGCGTCGAATTCTCCTCGCCACCTAACAGCACCCCGATCTGAAAACGTGTACGAATTACCTGTACGCGATTTACCGGCGATTAGAAAGATCGAGCGGATCGGTATCGCGTTTCCGGTGTACCTTTGTCATGTATTCCAGATAGGCAACCAACACCTTACCGTGCTCCGTGACGTTTAAATAATTGTCCGCGGTTGGTAACGTCAGACCTCCTTGATCGATctaaagagagaaaaagaaggattattattaaaaatacacgCGATTGATTACGCGTCGTAATCATGTAGGGAGCTTTAACGCGGGAACTCACTTGTATAATGTGCCTGCTGCTATTTCGATCGTCTTCGTTCACCGCCCATGTAAACAAACCGTCCATGTTGTAGACGTTCTGCAGGATGTGCATGCTATTTTGCAACGACCAGGCGGTCAGATTGAATTTCCCAGAAATATTCCA from Osmia bicornis bicornis chromosome 10, iOsmBic2.1, whole genome shotgun sequence encodes:
- the LOC114875585 gene encoding endothelin-converting enzyme homolog isoform X2, which produces MMMYKQAEFEDEDSSSIGSVALNSEGISTSATHIRYRSGTSLWRARSALEKCLFIVCAGLLLMVVMLSIVIGSENGWNEEQILRVTSHDEDGALCLTEHCVTVAAAIINSIDRTVDPCDDFYEFACGGWIKRNPIPDGNSMWGTFGKLEQDNQLVVKNVLEKPFSEMVSKAEKKAKYYFLSCMDANDTIESFGAKPMVTLLDSIGGWNISGKFNLTAWSLQNSMHILQNVYNMDGLFTWAVNEDDRNSSRHIIQIDQGGLTLPTADNYLNVTEHGKVLVAYLEYMTKIGVLLGGEENSTRKQMQRVIEFETKLAEITTPPEERRDEEKLYNLMSLSDLQRKAPFMSWVDYFQNATRLVSKKINSKAMIVNFAPEYFEKLSKLVLEYNKTDEGKIILNNYLVWQTVRSLTAYLSKPFRDAYKGLRKALIGSEGREEQWRYCVSDTNNAMGFAIGAMFVREVFRGKSKPMAEEMIDQVRKAFTKNLKNLDWMDTETRNAAEEKANAITDMIGFPDFILNPRELDERYRDLSIKQNEYFLNNIRVNKYNLRKNLEKLDQPVNKTTWIMTPPTVNAYYRPTKNQMVFPAGILQSPFYDMENPKSLNFGGIGVVMGHELTHAFDDQGREYDLHGNLNQWWNNATIQRFKNRTECFVEQYNNFEIHGRHVNGRQTLGENIADNGGLKAAYHAYLTTSKSYKDQQLLPGLDFTHRQLFFLNFAQVWCSAITSEAIALQIEKDSHCPPKYRVIGPLSNLPDFAPEFRCALGSRMNPVHKCEVW
- the LOC114875585 gene encoding endothelin-converting enzyme homolog isoform X1, yielding MSVKMMMYKQAEFEDEDSSSIGSVALNSEGISTSATHIRYRSGTSLWRARSALEKCLFIVCAGLLLMVVMLSIVIGSENGWNEEQILRVTSHDEDGALCLTEHCVTVAAAIINSIDRTVDPCDDFYEFACGGWIKRNPIPDGNSMWGTFGKLEQDNQLVVKNVLEKPFSEMVSKAEKKAKYYFLSCMDANDTIESFGAKPMVTLLDSIGGWNISGKFNLTAWSLQNSMHILQNVYNMDGLFTWAVNEDDRNSSRHIIQIDQGGLTLPTADNYLNVTEHGKVLVAYLEYMTKIGVLLGGEENSTRKQMQRVIEFETKLAEITTPPEERRDEEKLYNLMSLSDLQRKAPFMSWVDYFQNATRLVSKKINSKAMIVNFAPEYFEKLSKLVLEYNKTDEGKIILNNYLVWQTVRSLTAYLSKPFRDAYKGLRKALIGSEGREEQWRYCVSDTNNAMGFAIGAMFVREVFRGKSKPMAEEMIDQVRKAFTKNLKNLDWMDTETRNAAEEKANAITDMIGFPDFILNPRELDERYRDLSIKQNEYFLNNIRVNKYNLRKNLEKLDQPVNKTTWIMTPPTVNAYYRPTKNQMVFPAGILQSPFYDMENPKSLNFGGIGVVMGHELTHAFDDQGREYDLHGNLNQWWNNATIQRFKNRTECFVEQYNNFEIHGRHVNGRQTLGENIADNGGLKAAYHAYLTTSKSYKDQQLLPGLDFTHRQLFFLNFAQVWCSAITSEAIALQIEKDSHCPPKYRVIGPLSNLPDFAPEFRCALGSRMNPVHKCEVW